TGGATCACATCTGAGCGGCAGAAACGCACCCTGGAGGCCAGCGCCACCACTGGAGCAACGATGCAAGTGCTCCTGGCAGCTGCCGCCCCCACCAGGCCAGCCAGCAATTGACCTGTCACTATCTCTGGGTAGCGGAGAGGGTAGCAGATGGCGACATAGCGGTCCAGGGCCATAACCAGGAGGATGTTGCAGTCAAAGACAATGAGGAAGTAGATGCAGAACATCTGGACCAGGCAGCGAGCTAGGGAGATGTGGCTGAATCGGGAGGAGAAGCTGAGCAGCATGGCAGGCACCACGGTGGTGGCGGCACAGATGTTGACAGCCAGGAGCAGAGCTATGAGCAGGTACATGGGCTGGTGCAGGCTCCTCTGGGCCACCACCGTGTGGATGACCAGGGCATTGGCAGAGACGATCACCAGGTAGATGCTGAGGAAGGGCAGCGCCAGGAGGGCTCGGGACTCCTTCAGCCCCGGGAAGCCCCGCAGGATGAAGCTGGTATAGGACAGGTTGGAGCTGCCGTTGGTCCATAATGACATCTTCCCTGGGGAGTGGGATGGCTCTGGGGAGAAAAGAGAGGCAGGAGGCCTGGTTTCTGCACCCACTAGGGCTTGCCCCAGCTTTCCTAGGTTTTGATCTTCATGAATCTCCAATATCCCTAGAGAAAAAATGACAGACTAAAGCTCATTATTTAATGAGATATGCATCTGTGGATAAATCTTTGCAtttcaaataaattcttcaagGTAGATTTTAGATGTAGAATTATTGGTATCATATAATATGAACATTTATGAAGGTGCAAGTAGATTTCCAAGAAAGTTGTCAGTCTTGTCATTGGTGCTAGTACTAAATTGCCTTgagtaaaaaaattaatactttgATGGTTGAAAATACTATCTCATTTTAACTTGCATGCtgtcttttagttgtggcatgtgggattttgttCCCACATGTGAATTTTCTACTCCTATCTTTTGCCCATGTACTACTAGGGATTGTTTCTCTTAacagtttaaatattaaaaccatTGTTTCCCCTTTTATCCATTGAAACAGATTTTCCAAATCTTGttagtattgttttaaaaatatttatttggttatttatttaggttgtgctgggtcttagttgctgctcatggtgtctttagttgcagcatgtgggatttagttccctgaccagggattgaacctgggaccactgcattgggagtgtagagtcttagccactggaccaccagggaagtcccttgttagtatttttatcttatttatgatATTAAGACTAAgggttttaaatttataaaattaaatctcTAGACACCTCTTTGTGAGttattttcttggtttattaGAATGATTCTCATTCAAAGATCAAAAAGATAGTACActgtattttgttcttctttaaagcacggcttaattttttaaattaagttttgaTACACATGAAATTCACTTTGCTATGTGACATTAAGTCATGATCTAACTTGATATTTTTCTCCCAGGGAGCGAAATAATTGTTCTTGTGTCATTTCCTACACTGCTTTGTGTCACAATCTTTATCCTGGATTAAGTTCTTACATGTGAAGTGGTTGTTTTATAGGTAGTGATAGTCTGTTCTTATGCCAATGCcatgctattttttatttttaaaatttatttattaattaaaaaaattgtaccatgctatttaaaaactaaagctctattgagatataattcacatacacacattgaCATGTACACGTCAAttgtttttagtaaatttacagagttgtgcaactatTACCACAATCAACATTGTCATCACCCCAAATAGAAACCTGGTACCCCTATTTTTCCCCAACCCCCTCAGCCCTATGTAACCcaatcactaatctactttctgagTCAGTGAATGTGCCTACTTTGAACAACTGATATTAATGGAATCATACATCATGTGCTCTTTTATGGCTGTTTTTTCtcatttagtataatgtttttaagattcatccacgctatagcatgtatcagtatgtcattcttttttaatggttgaataatattccatagtatggCTATATTACAtagccatttattttattgatccaCTCATCAGCTGGtagacatttgggctgtttccacatTTGgggtattatgaataaagctctCTCAACACTCATGTACAAGCTTTTGTgtaaacatatgttttcatttctcttggaaatacctaggagtggaattgtggAACCACCACAATTGAAGAACTACCAGATTGTTTTCCAAGGCAGCTGCACCATTGTAAATTCACACCAACAATGGATGAgcgttccattttctccatatcctctctaaTACTTATTATCTCTCTTTATTATTCTAGCTATCCTAGTGgtttaatttgtgtttttcttttactctttgttGGCTTTGTGGTGTggcatgtgagaccttagttgcctgaccagggatccaaccagtccctcttACTTttaaagcacagagtcttaatcactggaccaagGAAAATCCCTGGTTTGTGTTTTTCTGAGGGTTGACggtgttgagcatcatttcatgtgcatattgaccatttgtattttttaagaagtgtctattcaaattctttgcccatttttaatttagTTGTCTTTTATTACTAAGTTGTAAGAGAGTACTGTATTTTattgattactataactttatcatttattttaatttctaataaaagTTATCTGTACAAgtagttttgttaattttttttgttattctcGTTTCATTCTCCCAACCTTTATAATCATTTtgcaatttctaaaaataatctcattgtgcattttaaaaattggaatttcATTAAACCTACGAATTAATCTTCAGAGGACTGATAATCTTGACATTATTCAGTCTTTCAATCTAGTATCAAGTATGGTGTTCTAAGTCTTCAAGTCTTGATTTATGTCTCTCAGcagttttctgttatttgtatAGGTCTGTGATGGTAGGAATTCTGTTCACTTCACTCACATTTATACTCCAGGAACCTAATACCAAACCTGACATATAGGAGACAGTAAGTATTGGTTGAATAATGAATGGGTATCCCATACTTTATTGTTAAAATCCTAGGTATTTTGCAATTTGTTATCATTGAGAATATAATaattttctattgtattttttgaATTGGCAACAAGCTTATATAGAAGTTTAATGATTTTGTCCATTTATCTTATATACTGCTACTTAAAAAATTCCCTTATTAGTTAAAAACATTTCAGTTGATTTTATTGGGTATTTAAGggagaattgggcttcccaggtggtgctagtggtaaggaatcggcctgccaattctggagacagaagagacgcgggttccatctctgggtcaggaagatcctctggagaagaaatggcaacccactccagtattattgcctgggacagaggagcctcgtgggcaacagtccatggggtcacgaagagtcaggcacTAGTGAAcaactggacacacacacacaagggagaattatttttttcttttaaaaacatagtaattggactttcatttctggttttacATCTCATTTCAGAAACCAGAACTTCTAGAATAATGTTAAAAAGTAATGATAAGAAAAGGTGTATTTATTTTCCCTCAATTTTATTAAAGCTTCTGTTTCTATGTTAAATATGATGTTGCTTGTTGGTTTGAGATAGGCATTATTTTCATGTTAATGAAGTATCTTCCTGCTGCtagtttttaataatgaaaaaaattgagtctgtatttaatgttttcaaatgcttttttggCATCAATAATAATGGcccaatgcttttaaaatttgacCCATTGACAAATAGATAAAATACAtagtgattatatttttaaatactactGAAAttaatttgctagtattttatttagaatagaTCTATAGGTTTTTTTTGGAACTATCTTATCTCTTTATGAGGTTTTGTTATCATAGTTATGCCAGCTTCATGATGAAttgattcagtttctttttaaaattctatttctagAATAGCTTTTATAACAGCAATTATTCATTCCTTGAGTTTGGGGGGGAAAAATCTCATGAATAAAGCAATTTGGGCATAGACTTTTTTGGATGATAGTTATTTAGTAACatgttctgatttctttcatgGCAATCAATCTACTCaggtttttaatctctttttaagTAAACTTGGAAAATTACATTCTTCTGGTGACTTGCCCATTTCACAAAGAATTTATAATTCATTAGCGTAGACTCCTACAGGGTGATTTGCATTTCAGTAGGGTGATTAAATACCCTAACCCAAAGAATGAACATGTAAACCCGTGATAttttcactcacactcatgtagctcatgttgttgtcattcagtcactcagtcatgtccgactctttgcgaacccatggactgcagcatgccaggcttccctggccttcaccatctccaaagCTCTTGTAGCTCATCTCAAATCACACTGTGGAGTAAGAACTGTCATCCTTTAGGGCGTGTGTGAAAACAAGTACAGAGACTCACTGAAATACTCAGTGACACACACTGGGATGCATGAACATACCCTCTTTTGGAGATACGGTTCCACATAGACTGAATCTCATAACAGAGGCTCCTATTCTCACTGCGGATTGCACTCACCGCTGGGCAACTGCCTCATTAACATCAAAACGCAGAAGGTGAGGAGTAGAGCCTCAGAAATGAAGGCCATCAGAGAGGGAAGATTTTCTATTTGCATCCAAGGGACTTAAAAGGTAGATGGGAACTGCCAACCTCCCAGTGCCTGGGGGTAGCAAGCTCTAACTATCCAGTCCTGGGCAGATaggcccctcctcccatccctttTCTGGGCCTCTGTGACCTAAACGCACATTGAGAATCATGAATTCACAGCCACACCCAGCAGAAGCCTGTAGGGCTCATCTTGTGTATCGTTCACCTCCTTCCCTGATGCGCGCGCCCTCAGCCTGCACAGCTGCTCATCCAGATGCTTCCTACTGTATCTCATGCCGTGGGTCTGTGAGTGGGTGGTTCACCCAGTCGTCAGGCCTGAAACCTCTCTTTGTGTAGTGTCAGCCCCTTGGTCCCAGCTGTGTCCTCTGTTAACTCTGAGGGACAGTTTTCTTCTTGAGGTTGCTTTGATAGGAAGGAGCAGAAGAAAAACGAACACATTTTTCAGGCCCTACCAtggtctgttttctgttttgtgttcaCATACAGTTTCCATCTCATTTAGTAGTCACAGTGTCTAGTAGGCAGTTTATACAACTGACAGATGTATgaagccattcttttttttttcattcaacatattTTGGGATGTTCACCATGTGCCGGGCACCTGTTAGGCACGGGGGCTTCATGGGTGTATCAGATGTGGTTTCAGTGCCCAAGAAGCTTGGAGTCCAATAGGGGGAGAAGCAGAGAGCTGTGGAGCCCAGGGAGATGGTTAACTCAGCCTATGGGGCAGGGAAATCTCCCCAGAAGAGAGGCCATCTAACCTGAGAGTTGGAATTTGGGGGGGGTGGACTGTGGGGTGCAAATAGCCTAATGACATCAAGCCCAGAATTGGTGGGGGTGGGATTAGAATGCCAAAGCCCAGGTGCCTCTCACAGTCACCACACGTTAAGGGAGACACCTGGGCTTGGTGAGAGTCCTGTAGaagaaa
This genomic window from Bubalus bubalis isolate 160015118507 breed Murrah chromosome 16, NDDB_SH_1, whole genome shotgun sequence contains:
- the LOC102401004 gene encoding olfactory receptor 52K1-like, with protein sequence MSLWTNGSSNLSYTSFILRGFPGLKESRALLALPFLSIYLVIVSANALVIHTVVAQRSLHQPMYLLIALLLAVNICAATTVVPAMLLSFSSRFSHISLARCLVQMFCIYFLIVFDCNILLVMALDRYVAICYPLRYPEIVTGQLLAGLVGAAAARSTCIVAPVVALASRVRFCRSDVIHHFACEHMALMKLSCGDISLNKTVGLTVRIFNRVLDMLLLGASYSRIIHAAFRISSGRARSKALNTCGSHLLVIFTVYTSTMSSSIVYRLARTASQDVHNLLSAFYLLLPCLLNPLIYGARTKEIRQHLATVFQWAQHQVPSEKLQPPSSHRELPA